The genomic DNA TGATCCCCGGCGCCAGCCGGGAATTGATCCGCGAGGCCGGGTTGTATGCCGATCGTCTCAGCATCAATATCGAATTACCCTCGGAACAAGGATTAAAGGCGTTGGCGCCCCAGAAACGCAGGGACGACATCCTGACGCCCATGGCCTATATCGGGACCAAAATTCAGGCCAACGCCGAGGAGCGGAAGCTCTACCGCAAGGCATTGCCCTTCGTTCCGGCCGGACAGAGCACCCAGCTGATCGTCGGAGCCTCGCCCGAGCCGGATTCGCAGATCCTTCAATTATCGGAGCAGCTCTACCGCAGGGTGAACCTGCGGCGGGTCTATTATTCGGCCTATGTTCCGGTGAATTCCAATCCGCTGCTCCCGGCGCTGACCGCGCCGCCGCTGCAGCGGGAGCACCGCCTGTATCAGGCGGACTGGCTAATCCGCTTTTACAAGTTCCGCGCCGCCGAGATCGCCGGTCCCCAGCAGCCGTTCCTCGATCCGGAACTCGACCCCAAAACCGGTTGGGCATTGCGGAACCTGCACCTTTTTCCGGTGGAGGTAAACCGGGTGGATTATGAAACCTTGTTACGCATCCCCGGCGTGGGCTTGAAATCGGCCGAACGGCTGGTGGCGGCGCGGCGCTTCGGGCCGCTTGGCTTCGGGGACCTTCAGAAAATGGGAGTGGTGATGAAAAGAGCCCGCTATTTCATCACCTGCCAGGGTCGCTACCTGGAAAAAACGGACAATGACGCCTGGATCCGGCAAAGGCTGCTGGCGGCGGAACCATCCGGCCGGCCCGGCCGCTCTGGGCCCGCCACGCTGCAAATCCCCTTATTCAGCGAGATCTGAGGACGGAGAACAGCCATGATTCACTATCATTATGACGGCAGTTTCGAAGGCTTGTTGACGGTGCTGGCCAGGGCGCTCAAAGAAACCGCCGCAAACTGCGACATATCGGCTGCCGAAGCGGAACAGCCCGATCTTTTCAGCACCGCTGTTGCCGTGCCGACCGATCCGGCCGCGGCGGAGCGGCTCTTCCGATGGCTCTCCGAGCGGTTCTCCCGGACCGTGCTGGAAGAGATCATCTACTGTTTCTGCTCGGAATTGCCCGGAACCGAATCATTCATCCTGAGTTATCTGCGGCTGTTGTTGGCCAGCGGCGGCCGGGCGGCCGCCAATTTCGCCGACGCGACGGTGTTGCGGATCAAGCGGATCCATGGCCAAGTGGCGCATGAGATCGACCGGCTGCACGGTTTTATCCGGTTCCGTAAATTGGCCGGCGGAATCTACTACGCTCCCATCGAGCCCGATCATAACGTGGTGCAGTTCCTGGCGGAGCATTTCACGGCCCGGTTTGCCGATCAAGCCTGGCTGATTCATGATTTGAAACGAAATTCCGGCATCTATTACGACATGCGGCGCTGCCGGTATATTCCCGAGGTCGAGAATGCGCCGCTCTTCCTGCCGGGCGGCGCGGGCGAGAGCGGCGGGTTGTCAGCGATGGTTTTCGACCCGGCCGAACTCGATTATCAACAGTTGTGGGACCAGTATTTTCAGCATATCGCCATCGCCGAACGGCGCAATAAAAAACTGCAGCGGCAGCGAATGCCGGCGCGCTACTGTCGCTGTCTGGTGGAAAACGTGGTGGAGCACTGACCCGGGCCCCGGTTCCCGCCTCAGTGGAGCGGGTCGGCGCTGTCGCGCCGCCCGGCGCGGCGGCCGGCTTCGGAATGGACTTTGGGCAAACGGACTTCCAGAAAGCCGTCGTGATACCGGAGTGCCGCCTGGTCGGCAACCACTGGGGCCGGGAGTTGCACTGCCTGATAAAAGCCTTCCGAAGGGCGGTTTTCAAATGCGTTGATTCTGCTTTGTAGAATGACCTGCCAGGGGCTGACCGACAGCTCCAGATCCTCCCGCCGGACTCCGGGAATATCCACAATCAGCACCACTTCCCGCTCATTTTCGTGCAAATCGATGAACGGCGCGACATCCCGTTGGAGCAGGTCGTTGAAGAAGCGCGGTGTGAAAGAATGCAAGGCATGGCTGTTCCAAATATCATGATGACGGGTGAACCAGTCTTTGTACTCCATCGG from Hydrogenispora ethanolica includes the following:
- a CDS encoding TIGR03915 family putative DNA repair protein — its product is MIHYHYDGSFEGLLTVLARALKETAANCDISAAEAEQPDLFSTAVAVPTDPAAAERLFRWLSERFSRTVLEEIIYCFCSELPGTESFILSYLRLLLASGGRAAANFADATVLRIKRIHGQVAHEIDRLHGFIRFRKLAGGIYYAPIEPDHNVVQFLAEHFTARFADQAWLIHDLKRNSGIYYDMRRCRYIPEVENAPLFLPGGAGESGGLSAMVFDPAELDYQQLWDQYFQHIAIAERRNKKLQRQRMPARYCRCLVENVVEH
- a CDS encoding putative DNA modification/repair radical SAM protein, whose protein sequence is MEVLDKLKILADAAKYDVSCSSSGGSRRNDGKGLGNSAAAPMGICHSWAADGRCISLLKLLFSNVCIHDCAYCINRRSNDIPRASFTVDELIDLTINFYRRNYIEGLFLSSGILKSPDYTTELLLSAIKRLRLEQRFNGYIHLKVIPGASRELIREAGLYADRLSINIELPSEQGLKALAPQKRRDDILTPMAYIGTKIQANAEERKLYRKALPFVPAGQSTQLIVGASPEPDSQILQLSEQLYRRVNLRRVYYSAYVPVNSNPLLPALTAPPLQREHRLYQADWLIRFYKFRAAEIAGPQQPFLDPELDPKTGWALRNLHLFPVEVNRVDYETLLRIPGVGLKSAERLVAARRFGPLGFGDLQKMGVVMKRARYFITCQGRYLEKTDNDAWIRQRLLAAEPSGRPGRSGPATLQIPLFSEI
- a CDS encoding Hsp20/alpha crystallin family protein, whose translation is MEYKDWFTRHHDIWNSHALHSFTPRFFNDLLQRDVAPFIDLHENEREVVLIVDIPGVRREDLELSVSPWQVILQSRINAFENRPSEGFYQAVQLPAPVVADQAALRYHDGFLEVRLPKVHSEAGRRAGRRDSADPLH